From Deinococcus aquaticus, one genomic window encodes:
- the xseA gene encoding exodeoxyribonuclease VII large subunit — MTRRKKTDPARPPEQFLELSELLAYVGQVIARGVPGAVWVRAEVASVTDRRHLYLDLVQAGEDGEVAKCRATVWARERFSLEGKFRRATGGTLTAGLKVLLFCEATFHEQYGFSLNVLDIAPEFTLGDAALRLDALRETLVREGVYGLNRLHPAPTDFDRLAVIAPAGAAGLGDFRREIDPLEAAGVLRPVYLEATFQGRDGAPSLLRAVQAAADLHAQEPLDALIVLRGGGAVTDLAWLNDLPFARALATFPAPVITGLGHARDDTLPDEVAHTRTDTPSKAAALIVRTAAQAAAQAQEDARAVRAHAAQILVDADAGAQWALDRARTAAGRHVDRAAQDVDALMRQALGLTPQRTLARGYALVRGADGQPVTRAAQVHVGDTLTLEWTDGTVPVTADDSPAPRE, encoded by the coding sequence GTGACGCGCCGCAAGAAGACCGACCCGGCCCGGCCGCCCGAGCAGTTCCTGGAACTGTCGGAGTTGCTGGCGTACGTGGGGCAGGTCATCGCGCGCGGCGTGCCCGGCGCGGTGTGGGTGCGGGCCGAGGTGGCCAGCGTCACGGACCGCCGCCACCTGTACCTGGATCTCGTGCAGGCGGGCGAGGACGGCGAGGTCGCCAAGTGCCGCGCGACCGTCTGGGCGCGGGAACGCTTCAGTCTGGAAGGCAAGTTCCGCCGCGCGACGGGCGGGACCCTCACGGCGGGCCTGAAGGTCCTGCTGTTCTGCGAGGCGACCTTCCACGAGCAGTACGGCTTCTCGCTGAACGTGCTGGACATCGCGCCGGAATTCACGCTGGGAGACGCCGCGCTGCGCCTGGACGCCCTGCGGGAGACGCTGGTGCGCGAGGGCGTGTACGGCCTGAACCGCCTGCACCCCGCACCCACCGATTTCGACCGCCTCGCCGTGATCGCCCCGGCGGGCGCGGCGGGCCTGGGTGACTTCCGGCGCGAGATCGACCCGCTGGAGGCCGCCGGGGTGCTGCGCCCCGTCTACCTGGAGGCGACCTTCCAGGGCCGGGACGGCGCGCCCAGCCTGCTGCGCGCCGTGCAGGCGGCCGCCGACCTGCACGCGCAGGAGCCGCTGGACGCCCTGATCGTCCTCCGGGGCGGCGGGGCCGTCACGGACCTCGCGTGGCTGAACGACCTGCCGTTCGCCCGCGCGCTGGCGACCTTTCCCGCGCCGGTCATCACGGGCCTCGGGCACGCGCGGGACGACACCCTGCCCGACGAGGTCGCGCACACTCGCACCGACACGCCCAGCAAGGCCGCCGCCCTGATCGTCCGCACCGCCGCGCAGGCCGCCGCGCAGGCGCAGGAGGACGCCCGCGCTGTCCGCGCCCACGCCGCGCAGATTCTCGTGGACGCCGACGCGGGCGCGCAATGGGCACTGGACCGCGCCCGCACCGCCGCTGGCCGGCACGTGGACCGCGCCGCGCAGGACGTGGACGCCCTGATGCGTCAGGCGCTGGGCCTGACCCCGCAGCGCACCCTGGCACGCGGGTACGCCCTCGTGCGCGGCGCGGACGGGCAGCCCGTCACCCGCGCCGCGCAGGTCCACGTCGGGGACACCCTCACGCTGGAATGGACGGATGGCACCGTCCCGGTCACGGCAGACGACAGCCCGGCACCGAGGGAATGA
- a CDS encoding magnesium transporter CorA family protein — protein sequence MIRVKLLRSGEDQPWTGQTGGVWVDVQNLTPDELASLQAAFSLNPLALEDALEQGHWSRAEVYPEHSFITVRSFARPEQADEFTERLSVFTFPDAVLTISSGGTHALNAVWLLTGRDSVNNPQEVTYELLDHTADTFFTAADALEENADTLEERVFQNQRQNPVPDVFELKHRIGQARRLATDAREATALMGRHANCTPADLVRYRDVQDSFTRAAGRLDGLRDLLTSLLDLHLNLQSQRMNEVMRTLTAVSVIFLPLTFLAGVWGMNFEFMPELKSPYGYALAWASFLLIGGLLAAYFKRRGWW from the coding sequence ATGATTCGCGTCAAACTCCTGCGCAGCGGGGAGGACCAACCCTGGACCGGGCAGACCGGCGGCGTCTGGGTGGACGTTCAGAACCTCACGCCCGACGAACTCGCCAGCCTCCAGGCGGCGTTCAGCCTCAACCCCCTAGCCCTGGAGGACGCGCTGGAACAGGGCCACTGGAGCCGCGCCGAGGTGTACCCGGAGCACTCGTTCATCACGGTGCGGTCCTTCGCGCGGCCCGAGCAGGCCGACGAGTTCACGGAACGCCTGAGCGTCTTCACGTTCCCGGACGCCGTGCTGACCATCAGCAGCGGCGGCACGCACGCCCTGAACGCCGTGTGGCTCCTGACCGGCCGCGACAGCGTGAACAACCCGCAGGAGGTCACGTACGAACTGCTCGACCATACCGCCGATACTTTCTTCACGGCGGCCGACGCCCTCGAGGAGAACGCCGATACCCTGGAGGAACGCGTGTTTCAGAACCAGCGGCAGAACCCGGTGCCGGACGTGTTCGAACTCAAGCACCGCATCGGTCAGGCCCGCCGCCTCGCCACCGACGCCCGCGAGGCGACCGCCCTGATGGGCCGCCACGCCAACTGCACGCCCGCCGACCTGGTGCGCTACCGCGACGTGCAGGACTCGTTCACGCGTGCCGCCGGCCGCCTCGACGGGCTACGGGACCTGCTGACCAGCCTGCTGGACCTGCACCTGAACCTCCAGAGCCAGCGCATGAACGAGGTCATGCGGACCCTGACGGCCGTCAGCGTGATCTTCCTGCCCCTGACGTTCCTGGCAGGCGTGTGGGGGATGAACTTCGAATTCATGCCGGAACTGAAAAGCCCCTACGGGTACGCGCTGGCCTGGGCGAGCTTCCTGCTGATCGGCGGCCTGCTCGCCGCTTACTTCAAACGGCGCGGCTGGTGGTGA
- a CDS encoding metallophosphoesterase, protein MSAEPALTELTVPALSLVVLIGAHGAGKSTLAARHFAPEEVFAQADYPDVPSLLSAAGERLAAGRLAVLDGLFVRPVDRVPVTALARAHDVKPVPVVLDLPRAVLEARTAAPADVVAAQVAELRRTRRGLHAEGFRNEQVLFSDEQAGTLPLRRTPLRGDRRDLTGPFDVIGDVHGCLPELRDLLRDLGYDLSGGGARHPRGRTAVFVGDLVDRGPDSLGVLNLVMGMVAGGAALCVPGNHDEKLCRALAGKAVKAMHGLDVTLAQLEQAGPDVQAQVRTFIETLPTQLVLDGGALIVAHAGLPAHYHGRGGGRVRSFALYGDVNGQRDELGLPIRRDWAADYHGAALVVYGHTPHAAPRWKGHTVNVDTGCAFGGHLSALRYPERTTLSVPARAVYAPPPRPLPVPEGGSGL, encoded by the coding sequence GTGTCCGCCGAGCCCGCCCTGACCGAACTGACGGTTCCCGCCCTGTCCCTGGTCGTGCTGATCGGCGCGCACGGCGCGGGCAAAAGTACCCTCGCCGCGCGGCACTTCGCGCCGGAGGAGGTGTTCGCGCAGGCGGACTACCCGGACGTGCCGTCATTGCTCTCGGCGGCGGGGGAGAGGCTGGCGGCGGGACGGCTGGCGGTGCTGGACGGCCTGTTCGTGCGCCCGGTGGACCGCGTGCCAGTCACGGCGCTGGCCCGCGCGCACGACGTGAAGCCCGTGCCGGTGGTGCTGGACCTGCCGCGCGCCGTGCTGGAGGCCCGCACCGCCGCCCCGGCGGACGTGGTGGCGGCGCAGGTGGCCGAGTTGCGCCGCACCCGCCGGGGCCTGCACGCCGAGGGCTTCCGCAATGAGCAGGTGCTGTTCAGTGACGAGCAGGCAGGCACGCTGCCGCTGCGGCGCACGCCCCTGCGCGGGGACCGCCGCGACCTGACCGGCCCGTTCGACGTGATCGGCGACGTGCACGGCTGCCTGCCGGAACTGCGCGACCTGCTGCGCGACCTGGGGTACGACCTGAGCGGCGGCGGCGCGCGGCACCCGCGGGGGCGCACGGCGGTGTTCGTGGGGGACCTCGTGGACCGCGGGCCGGACAGTCTGGGCGTGCTGAACCTCGTCATGGGCATGGTCGCGGGCGGCGCGGCGCTGTGCGTGCCCGGCAATCACGACGAGAAACTCTGCCGCGCGCTGGCCGGGAAGGCCGTGAAAGCCATGCACGGCCTGGACGTCACCCTGGCGCAACTGGAACAGGCGGGTCCCGACGTACAGGCGCAGGTTCGCACCTTCATCGAGACGCTGCCCACGCAACTGGTGCTGGACGGCGGCGCGCTGATCGTCGCGCACGCCGGGCTGCCCGCCCACTACCACGGGCGCGGCGGCGGTCGCGTGCGCAGCTTCGCTCTGTACGGCGACGTGAACGGCCAGCGGGACGAACTGGGCCTCCCCATCCGCCGCGACTGGGCCGCCGATTACCACGGCGCGGCGCTGGTCGTGTACGGCCACACCCCGCACGCCGCGCCCCGCTGGAAGGGCCACACCGTGAACGTGGACACCGGCTGCGCCTTCGGCGGCCATCTGAGCGCCCTGCGTTACCCGGAACGCACCACCCTCAGCGTGCCGGCCCGCGCCGTGTACGCCCCCCCGCCCCGGCCCCTGCCCGTGCCGGAAGGGGGGAGTGGGTTGTAG
- the crcB gene encoding fluoride efflux transporter CrcB has translation MSAWVWVMAGGALGAAARYGAGLALGPLLNRGGLPVTVLLINVLGSFLLGLTLTLVGRGIWPDAARLAFGTGVLGAFTTFSTFSVDLDTLLARGQGAAALAYALLSVTLGLLAAVAGRVLGGRL, from the coding sequence ATGAGTGCGTGGGTGTGGGTGATGGCCGGTGGGGCGCTGGGCGCGGCCGCGCGGTACGGCGCGGGGCTGGCGCTGGGGCCGCTGCTGAACCGGGGCGGGCTGCCCGTGACGGTGCTGCTGATCAACGTGCTGGGCTCGTTCCTGCTGGGCCTGACCCTGACCCTGGTGGGCCGGGGCATCTGGCCGGACGCGGCGCGACTGGCGTTCGGGACCGGGGTGCTGGGCGCCTTCACGACCTTTTCCACCTTCAGCGTGGACCTCGACACCCTGCTGGCGCGCGGGCAGGGCGCGGCGGCACTGGCCTACGCGCTGCTCAGCGTGACGCTGGGCCTGCTGGCCGCCGTCGCGGGCCGCGTGCTGGGGGGTCGCCTGTGA
- a CDS encoding RNA ligase family protein — MRIKYPSTPHLPWSPGLQNDDRLIRDLNGFLGREVVVTEKLDGENTSLYRGDLHARSLDTRPHPSRTWVKAERGRFGHEIPAGWRLCGENVYAVHSLRYDALEGYFYLFSVWDEHNVSRPWDEVRAWAARLGVPTPRELYRGVWNEVALRALPVDPQRMEGYVVRVTDEIGYAEFPRRVAKFVRAGHVQTDAHWLSRPVEANGLRQGNEDDAGR; from the coding sequence ATGCGAATCAAGTACCCGTCCACCCCCCACCTGCCCTGGTCGCCAGGATTGCAGAACGATGACCGCCTGATCCGCGACCTGAACGGCTTCCTGGGCCGCGAGGTCGTCGTGACCGAGAAACTCGACGGCGAGAACACCAGTCTGTACAGGGGCGACCTGCACGCCCGCAGTCTCGATACGCGCCCGCACCCGTCGCGGACGTGGGTGAAGGCCGAGCGCGGCCGCTTCGGGCATGAGATCCCGGCGGGCTGGCGGTTGTGCGGCGAGAACGTGTACGCCGTGCACAGCCTGCGCTACGACGCGCTGGAGGGGTACTTCTACCTGTTCAGCGTGTGGGACGAACATAACGTGTCCCGCCCGTGGGACGAGGTGCGGGCCTGGGCGGCGCGGCTGGGCGTGCCCACCCCGCGCGAGCTGTACCGGGGCGTGTGGAACGAGGTGGCCCTGCGCGCCCTTCCGGTCGATCCCCAGCGCATGGAGGGCTACGTGGTGCGCGTGACCGACGAGATTGGGTACGCGGAGTTCCCGCGCCGCGTGGCGAAGTTCGTGCGTGCCGGGCACGTGCAGACCGACGCACACTGGCTCAGCAGGCCCGTGGAGGCGAACGGGTTACGACAGGGGAATGAGGACGATGCGGGCCGCTGA
- the der gene encoding ribosome biogenesis GTPase Der — protein sequence MHKVAIVGRPNVGKSSLFNRLIGRREAVVADLPGVTRDAKEGLMLHQNHRITLIDTGGLWSGDEWEDAIREKAEWAMEGAQAVIFVLDPREGLSAADYEVTDWLRRLGKPVIIAANKIDSPKHEVYMAELWGLGFGEPIAISAEHARGLDDLLDRVMTYLPEDDEDIPEIAPIRISLIGRPNVGKSSLLNAITQTDRAIVADQPGTTRDSLDVEWDYGGQRFVLVDTAGIRKKPDTAVEDYAIQRSQAAIGRSDLIWLVVNAGDLGDHELKLANIAYDSGKPVIVIVNKWDLVPDADLKSTEKDLNQKLHHISYAPRVYTSAINEYGIHEMLAEAMKLHEKWQSRIPTSELNRWLGVWQMRQSVPNFHGKKLKMYFMTQVETAPPTFAIFCNRADFVTRAYEGFLQNRIREDLQLAGIPVRLKWNEKGPYKRGKNAENDD from the coding sequence ATGCATAAAGTCGCTATCGTAGGCCGACCCAACGTCGGCAAATCCAGCCTGTTCAACCGCCTCATCGGCCGCCGTGAGGCCGTCGTGGCCGACCTTCCCGGCGTTACCCGAGACGCCAAGGAAGGCCTGATGCTGCACCAGAACCACCGCATCACCCTGATCGACACCGGCGGCCTCTGGAGCGGCGACGAGTGGGAAGACGCCATCCGCGAGAAAGCCGAGTGGGCCATGGAAGGCGCGCAGGCCGTCATCTTCGTCCTCGACCCTCGTGAGGGCCTAAGCGCCGCCGACTACGAGGTCACCGACTGGCTGCGCCGCCTCGGGAAGCCCGTCATCATCGCCGCGAACAAGATCGACAGCCCCAAGCACGAGGTCTACATGGCCGAACTGTGGGGCCTGGGCTTCGGGGAACCCATCGCCATCAGCGCCGAACACGCGCGCGGCCTCGACGACCTGCTCGACCGCGTCATGACCTACCTGCCCGAGGACGATGAGGACATCCCCGAGATCGCGCCCATCCGCATCTCCCTGATCGGCCGCCCGAACGTCGGCAAGAGCAGCCTGCTGAACGCCATCACGCAGACCGACCGCGCCATCGTGGCCGATCAACCCGGCACCACCCGCGACTCCCTGGACGTCGAGTGGGATTACGGCGGTCAGCGCTTCGTGCTGGTCGACACCGCCGGCATCCGCAAGAAACCCGACACGGCCGTCGAGGACTACGCCATCCAGCGTTCGCAGGCCGCCATCGGCCGCAGCGACCTGATCTGGCTGGTCGTGAACGCCGGCGACCTCGGCGACCACGAACTGAAGCTCGCGAACATCGCGTACGACAGCGGCAAACCCGTGATCGTCATCGTGAACAAATGGGACCTCGTGCCCGACGCGGACCTCAAATCCACCGAGAAGGACCTGAACCAGAAACTCCACCACATCAGCTACGCGCCCCGCGTGTACACCAGCGCCATCAACGAGTACGGCATTCACGAGATGCTGGCCGAAGCCATGAAACTCCACGAGAAATGGCAGAGCCGCATCCCCACCAGCGAACTGAACCGCTGGCTGGGCGTCTGGCAGATGCGCCAGAGCGTCCCGAACTTCCACGGCAAGAAACTCAAGATGTACTTCATGACCCAGGTCGAGACCGCGCCCCCCACGTTTGCGATCTTCTGCAACCGCGCCGACTTCGTCACCCGCGCCTACGAGGGCTTCCTGCAGAACCGCATCCGCGAGGACCTGCAACTCGCCGGGATTCCCGTCCGCCTCAAATGGAACGAGAAAGGCCCGTACAAACGCGGCAAGAACGCCGAGAACGACGACTGA
- a CDS encoding vanadium-dependent haloperoxidase, which produces MKTPFTFTRSRPGRRVWPRSLRQGALGAALTVTLTACPATPITDTGTGTGMSGGAAPSSPGPAGGTASTGAPPCNLTPAAWAAIEAPGNSAARVWDELALNAIRSVLPQPAAHARNLFHLSAAMYDTWAAFDPTAQGVFVQETHQGTPAQVELALNRAAHRVLRARYAGVVPALGTCFDDRLRHLGLDPADTGTQGDTPAATGNRIAQAILDAARMDGANEAQGYADTTGYRAVNGPLRPEIPGATPSNPDRWQPLLLKEPFTQNGIPLSGPQTFMGAQWGNVKPFAMTRNGRFYHDPGPVPSISDPLMAARWVPDLLRRQAQLDPARPDMTDLSPAVTGNNPLGTNDGRGHPLNPVTGQPYAPNPTKLADYGRIIAEFWADGPRAETPPGHWNVLANAVSDDARLPHRLGGQGPALPRLEWDVKLYLALNAAMHDAAIAAWDVKRQSDTARPITLVRVLAARQALPDEAGVTEERGGKLLARSFNPAGGFSWRDPADWIPYQTAVFVSPAFPGFVSGHSTFSRAAASVLTDLTGSGFFPGGLYEMTAAPGFIRSDSSTNDSPVRLQWATYADAADQAGQSRIWGGIHIEPDDLAGRRIGHEVGLDAVALARRYFTGQAP; this is translated from the coding sequence ATGAAGACGCCCTTCACGTTCACGCGCTCCCGCCCCGGCCGCCGGGTCTGGCCGCGTTCCCTGCGGCAGGGCGCCCTGGGCGCGGCCCTGACCGTGACCCTGACCGCCTGCCCGGCCACGCCCATCACGGACACCGGCACTGGCACTGGCATGAGCGGCGGCGCGGCCCCCAGCAGCCCTGGCCCCGCCGGGGGCACGGCCAGCACCGGCGCGCCCCCCTGCAACCTGACGCCCGCCGCGTGGGCCGCCATCGAGGCGCCGGGGAACTCGGCGGCGCGCGTGTGGGACGAACTGGCCCTGAACGCCATTCGCAGCGTGCTACCGCAACCCGCCGCGCACGCCCGCAACCTGTTCCACCTGTCGGCCGCCATGTACGACACCTGGGCCGCCTTTGATCCCACCGCGCAGGGCGTGTTCGTTCAGGAAACCCACCAGGGCACGCCCGCGCAGGTCGAACTGGCTCTGAACCGCGCCGCGCACCGCGTCCTGCGCGCCCGGTACGCGGGCGTCGTCCCGGCGCTCGGCACCTGCTTCGACGACCGCCTGCGGCACCTGGGCCTGGACCCCGCCGACACCGGCACGCAGGGGGACACGCCCGCCGCGACCGGCAACCGCATCGCGCAGGCCATCCTGGACGCCGCCCGCATGGACGGCGCGAACGAGGCGCAGGGGTATGCCGACACTACCGGCTACCGCGCCGTGAACGGCCCTCTGCGCCCCGAGATTCCCGGCGCGACCCCCAGCAACCCCGACCGCTGGCAACCGCTGCTGCTGAAAGAACCGTTCACGCAGAACGGCATTCCCCTCAGCGGCCCGCAGACCTTCATGGGCGCGCAGTGGGGCAACGTGAAACCCTTCGCCATGACCCGCAACGGCCGCTTCTACCACGACCCCGGCCCCGTCCCCAGCATCAGCGACCCACTCATGGCCGCCCGCTGGGTACCGGACCTGCTACGCCGGCAGGCCCAGCTGGACCCCGCCCGGCCGGACATGACCGACCTGTCCCCCGCCGTGACCGGCAACAACCCCCTGGGCACCAACGACGGGCGCGGCCACCCCCTCAACCCCGTGACCGGGCAGCCGTACGCGCCGAATCCCACGAAACTCGCGGATTACGGGCGGATCATCGCGGAATTCTGGGCGGACGGCCCGCGCGCCGAGACGCCCCCCGGCCACTGGAACGTCCTGGCGAACGCCGTCAGCGACGACGCCCGCCTCCCCCACCGGCTGGGCGGCCAGGGCCCGGCGCTGCCCCGCCTGGAATGGGACGTGAAACTGTACCTGGCCCTGAACGCCGCCATGCACGACGCCGCCATTGCCGCCTGGGACGTGAAACGGCAATCCGACACCGCGCGGCCCATCACGCTGGTGCGCGTCCTGGCCGCCCGGCAGGCCCTCCCTGACGAAGCAGGCGTGACCGAGGAGCGCGGCGGGAAACTCCTGGCCCGCAGCTTCAACCCCGCCGGGGGCTTCTCCTGGCGTGACCCCGCCGACTGGATTCCGTACCAGACGGCCGTGTTCGTCAGTCCCGCCTTCCCCGGCTTCGTGTCCGGGCACTCCACGTTCAGCCGCGCCGCCGCCAGCGTCCTGACCGACCTGACCGGCAGCGGCTTCTTCCCCGGCGGCCTGTACGAGATGACGGCCGCGCCCGGCTTCATCCGCAGCGACTCGAGTACCAACGACTCGCCCGTGCGCCTGCAATGGGCCACGTACGCCGACGCCGCCGATCAGGCCGGGCAGTCCCGCATCTGGGGCGGCATTCACATCGAACCCGACGACCTCGCCGGGCGGCGCATCGGGCACGAGGTCGGGCTGGACGCCGTGGCCCTGGCCCGCCGGTACTTCACGGGACAGGCACCCTGA
- a CDS encoding sulfurtransferase encodes MTSHPLKAAAWLLDHAQDTGVRVLDCRYALSDPLVGRVAFLAGHVPGAAYADLETDLSGPVQPGGAGGRHPLPDPAALAVWLGRVGIGNDSVVVCYDDPSTGQGFYAARAWWLLRWLGHAQVFVLDGGWPAWQGAGGAVSTDDATHAPTTFTPRVQPSMVAGTQDVQARAPGTVLIDSRAPARYRGEMEPIDRKAGHIPGAVNRDWSGVLDGAGHWRSPEVLGVHLNAGNAPTITYCGSGVSATPNLLARELAGVPLGPHNRLYAGSWSDWISDDTRPVGVGQED; translated from the coding sequence ATGACCTCCCACCCACTGAAAGCCGCCGCGTGGCTACTGGACCACGCGCAGGACACAGGCGTGCGCGTGCTGGACTGCCGGTACGCCCTGAGCGACCCGCTGGTGGGCCGCGTCGCGTTCCTGGCGGGGCACGTGCCGGGCGCCGCATACGCCGACCTGGAAACGGACCTGAGCGGCCCCGTGCAGCCCGGCGGCGCGGGCGGCCGTCACCCACTCCCGGACCCGGCGGCGCTGGCCGTATGGCTGGGCCGCGTGGGCATCGGGAACGACAGCGTGGTCGTGTGCTACGACGACCCCAGTACCGGGCAAGGCTTCTACGCGGCGCGGGCGTGGTGGCTGCTGCGCTGGCTGGGGCACGCGCAGGTGTTCGTGCTGGACGGCGGCTGGCCCGCGTGGCAGGGGGCAGGCGGCGCGGTGAGTACCGACGACGCCACACACGCACCCACAACCTTCACGCCGCGCGTGCAGCCCAGCATGGTCGCCGGCACGCAGGACGTGCAGGCCCGCGCGCCGGGCACGGTCCTGATCGACTCGCGCGCCCCGGCCCGCTACCGGGGCGAAATGGAACCCATCGACCGGAAGGCCGGGCACATCCCCGGCGCCGTGAACCGCGACTGGAGCGGCGTACTGGACGGCGCGGGCCACTGGCGCAGCCCCGAGGTGCTGGGCGTGCACCTGAACGCCGGGAACGCCCCCACCATCACGTACTGCGGCAGCGGCGTGAGCGCCACGCCGAACCTGCTGGCCCGCGAACTGGCCGGCGTGCCGCTCGGCCCGCACAACCGCCTGTACGCCGGATCATGGAGCGACTGGATCAGCGACGACACGCGCCCGGTGGGCGTGGGCCAGGAAGACTGA
- a CDS encoding AAA family ATPase, translating to MRAADLPAHLGAGERLPFPVIHAALRPFVPLLDRLGDTPQDAQWHAEGNVAVHSALVVAHAHALADEAGLTGEDRAALILAAALHDTGKALTTRTEADEAGVTRLRSPRHARRGRDHLSYRLLDSGLPPRLILTVLRLVAAHHSLHRALDGNLDRGVPALARRVPLGPLVLLARADARGRVVLSGDARRGEDTADLLELAARELGVWETGDPYAAFRAEVRALLPGAFPELHALALGRGLRDWEAGVIHTPHEAAARVQDAARRGFARLTVLCGPSGSGKSTLGRADPGTQAVSLDALRARLGRDHTDQTVNGRVMQAAREAVRAGLRCGAHVVWDATSLRRDQRSQVLALGEAYGALTRIHVAWTPPAVFTARNAARPSPVPPAVLAAQLNALEFPDVTEAHTVTLFAPDGESWTL from the coding sequence ATGCGGGCCGCTGACCTGCCCGCCCACCTGGGTGCGGGGGAGCGGTTGCCGTTCCCGGTGATTCACGCGGCCCTGCGTCCGTTCGTGCCGCTGCTGGACCGGCTGGGCGACACGCCGCAGGACGCGCAGTGGCACGCCGAGGGGAACGTGGCGGTCCACTCGGCGCTGGTGGTGGCGCACGCCCACGCGCTGGCCGACGAGGCTGGCCTGACCGGCGAGGACCGCGCCGCCCTGATCCTGGCGGCCGCGCTGCACGATACCGGCAAGGCCCTGACCACCCGCACGGAAGCCGACGAAGCGGGCGTGACGCGCCTGCGTTCGCCCCGGCACGCGCGGCGGGGACGGGATCACCTGTCGTACCGCCTGCTGGACTCGGGCCTGCCGCCCCGACTGATCCTGACGGTGCTGCGGCTGGTGGCCGCGCACCACAGCCTGCACCGCGCGCTGGACGGCAACCTGGACCGGGGCGTGCCAGCCCTGGCGCGGCGCGTGCCGCTGGGGCCCCTGGTGCTGCTGGCACGGGCGGACGCGCGGGGCCGCGTGGTCCTGAGCGGCGACGCGCGACGGGGCGAGGACACGGCAGACCTGCTGGAACTCGCCGCCCGCGAACTGGGCGTGTGGGAGACCGGCGATCCGTACGCTGCGTTCCGCGCGGAGGTGCGCGCCCTGCTGCCCGGCGCGTTCCCGGAGTTGCACGCCCTGGCACTGGGCCGGGGACTGCGGGACTGGGAGGCGGGCGTGATCCACACCCCGCACGAGGCGGCGGCGCGCGTGCAGGACGCCGCCCGGCGGGGCTTTGCGCGCCTGACGGTCCTGTGCGGCCCGAGCGGCAGCGGCAAGAGCACGCTGGGCCGCGCCGACCCCGGCACGCAGGCGGTCAGCCTGGACGCCCTGCGCGCCCGCCTGGGCCGCGACCACACGGACCAGACGGTGAACGGGCGGGTCATGCAGGCCGCCCGTGAGGCCGTCCGGGCAGGCCTGCGCTGCGGCGCGCACGTCGTGTGGGACGCCACCAGCCTGCGCCGGGATCAGCGTTCGCAGGTGCTGGCCCTGGGCGAGGCATACGGGGCGCTGACCCGCATTCACGTGGCCTGGACGCCTCCGGCGGTGTTCACGGCCCGCAATGCTGCCCGCCCGTCCCCGGTGCCGCCGGCCGTGCTGGCCGCGCAACTGAACGCCCTGGAATTCCCGGACGTGACCGAGGCCCACACGGTCACGCTGTTTGCGCCGGACGGTGAATCATGGACCCTGTAA
- a CDS encoding DNA polymerase beta superfamily protein, with translation MDPVKVDAVKAVKMDAVTSFPPQLPAAVQAHPFPLVFATVSGAHLYGFPSPDSDWDLRGVHVLPLAEVLGLEDVPETYSLERDDGTVELDLVSHDVRKFARLLLTRNGYVLEQLLSPLVVHTTPLHAQLVALAPGVLTRWHAHHYLGFTANQWQLLAKEPVPRVKPLLYAFRTVLTGLHLMRAGVIEANLEALNADARLPFLTDLIALKRGGREAEPLPEPLSVYRAEHARLVLALEAARETTHLPGAVPEGVRRAVSELVVRARLGSAF, from the coding sequence ATGGACCCTGTAAAAGTCGACGCTGTCAAGGCTGTCAAGATGGACGCCGTGACCTCCTTCCCGCCGCAGCTGCCTGCCGCCGTTCAGGCGCATCCCTTCCCGCTGGTGTTCGCCACAGTCAGTGGGGCGCACCTGTACGGGTTTCCCAGTCCGGACAGCGACTGGGACCTGCGGGGCGTGCACGTGCTGCCGCTGGCTGAGGTGCTGGGCCTGGAGGACGTGCCGGAGACGTACTCGCTGGAGCGGGACGACGGCACTGTGGAACTCGATCTGGTGTCGCATGACGTCCGGAAGTTCGCCCGCCTGCTGCTGACCCGTAACGGGTACGTGCTGGAGCAGCTGCTGTCGCCGCTGGTGGTGCACACGACGCCCCTGCACGCGCAGCTCGTCGCGCTGGCCCCCGGCGTGCTGACGCGCTGGCACGCGCACCATTACCTGGGGTTCACGGCGAACCAGTGGCAGCTGCTGGCCAAGGAACCCGTGCCGCGCGTGAAGCCGCTGCTGTACGCCTTCCGCACGGTCCTGACGGGCCTGCACCTGATGCGTGCGGGCGTGATTGAGGCGAACCTGGAGGCTCTGAACGCCGACGCGCGCCTGCCCTTCCTGACCGACCTGATCGCCCTGAAGCGCGGCGGGCGCGAGGCCGAGCCCCTGCCGGAACCGCTGAGCGTGTACCGCGCCGAGCATGCGCGGCTGGTACTGGCGCTGGAGGCCGCGCGGGAAACGACCCACCTGCCCGGCGCCGTGCCGGAGGGCGTGCGCCGCGCCGTGAGCGAACTGGTGGTGCGGGCGCGGCTGGGCAGTGCTTTCTGA